The Providencia rettgeri genome includes a window with the following:
- a CDS encoding phage protein, HK97 gp10 family, whose translation MDDFNIDFSGFLDVSKELEELSKAESTRVLRQATYAGAAVLRDEVRAKAPRRTGKLARNIMASSQRSRKNGEVSAGVYVRGSNKEGTNSDNSMKAKDPKNAYYWRFLEEGTSKMPPVPFIRPAFDSKADEAASAAIEKLNQAIDGVLNK comes from the coding sequence ATGGATGATTTTAATATTGATTTCAGCGGGTTCCTTGATGTGAGTAAAGAGCTTGAAGAACTCAGCAAAGCTGAGAGTACCAGGGTATTGCGACAAGCGACTTATGCGGGCGCAGCTGTATTGCGTGATGAAGTGAGAGCAAAAGCGCCAAGGCGTACTGGAAAGCTAGCCCGAAATATTATGGCCAGCAGCCAGCGCAGTCGCAAAAATGGCGAAGTTTCGGCGGGTGTTTATGTTCGGGGTAGTAATAAAGAGGGGACTAATAGCGATAATTCAATGAAAGCCAAAGACCCAAAAAACGCTTATTACTGGCGATTTTTGGAAGAAGGCACTTCAAAGATGCCACCGGTACCTTTTATCCGTCCTGCATTCGATAGCAAAGCCGATGAAGCCGCTAGTGCAGCAATCGAAAAACTGAATCAGGCGATTGATGGAGTGCTCAATAAATGA
- a CDS encoding Protein of uncharacterised function (DUF3168): protein MTDADLLKLLDPVLPDKVFPLVVPQDVPAISPPWLIFSFYEVDEDVFAGQAEIMINIQIDIYAKSPDKASEIRVKHLWP, encoded by the coding sequence ATGACTGATGCCGACTTGCTCAAACTTTTAGATCCTGTATTGCCTGATAAGGTGTTTCCGCTCGTTGTTCCGCAAGATGTGCCCGCTATCAGTCCGCCATGGTTAATATTTTCATTCTATGAAGTTGACGAGGATGTGTTCGCTGGGCAGGCTGAAATAATGATTAATATTCAAATTGATATTTATGCGAAAAGTCCTGATAAAGCTAGCGAAATACGGGTAAAGCATTTATGGCCATAA
- a CDS encoding Phage tail assembly chaperone: MAKVKKSNLRNLALTASQLFRTKKVIVPEWDNLEVTIREPSLQARIKCSELVEVKEGEELTSTQKSLRNIEGDVALFINILLEEDGTLVFTEEDIPALLETYGPVHARLLSEAFALTISVLEAEKK, encoded by the coding sequence ATGGCTAAAGTTAAAAAGTCTAATTTACGTAATTTAGCGCTCACCGCATCACAATTATTTCGGACTAAAAAGGTGATTGTCCCTGAATGGGATAACTTAGAAGTAACCATTCGCGAACCATCCCTTCAGGCGCGTATCAAGTGCAGTGAGTTGGTTGAAGTAAAAGAGGGCGAAGAATTAACATCCACCCAAAAATCCTTACGCAATATTGAAGGTGATGTTGCTTTATTTATTAACATTCTTCTTGAAGAGGATGGAACGCTTGTCTTCACTGAAGAAGATATCCCTGCCTTATTGGAAACATACGGTCCAGTTCATGCGCGTTTATTATCCGAAGCGTTTGCACTAACTATTTCAGTGTTAGAAGCTGAAAAAAAGTAA
- a CDS encoding Phage-related minor tail protein, which yields MSKLRELILKITANSSGFQAEISKASRISSDFYKNASGGSRQLRQELAQQKKALSEINSQLSSVAMTAKTSAGALVGFFSASAAISTIDEWGANVRSYHYGSKIRGRLGTTL from the coding sequence ATGTCTAAGTTACGTGAGCTAATTTTAAAAATTACAGCAAACTCATCTGGTTTTCAGGCGGAAATTAGCAAAGCCTCCAGAATTAGCAGTGATTTTTATAAAAATGCGTCTGGTGGTAGTCGTCAATTGAGGCAAGAGCTAGCTCAGCAAAAAAAAGCACTTTCAGAAATCAACAGTCAGTTATCTAGCGTTGCCATGACTGCTAAAACTAGCGCGGGTGCTTTAGTAGGGTTCTTCTCGGCATCGGCAGCGATCTCAACGATTGATGAATGGGGGGCAAATGTCCGCTCGTATCACTATGGCTCTAAAATCCGTGGAAGGCTCGGCACAACGTTATGA